The DNA sequence GCTGAAAGGTACAGAATTCAAGAATGAAGTTCTTAAGATTATTCAATACGGCACATTTTCGCATTTTCTGTTTATCTGGGCTCCGATGGGTATTCTAGCCGCCAAATTCAACAAAGAAAAGTTGGAGAAAATAGAAGAATAACATTACTTACCTTACACGAAAGCTTCTGCGATAAAATCTCGTAAGGAGCTTTCGTTTTTTTGTGAATCTTACAAATTACTTATCATTTCCTAAAAGAATATTTCACCCTTCCACCGAAAAATTTGGATGGTGTAAACCTAATTTATTGTAATATATGAAATTATAGCTACTTTGCCCGCCAAAAACCTATCCAGTAAAGCCCACGAATTCATTCGTGGGAATATTGATGCGGGAAATATGCCGGATAACGGTTTCAACCGTTTGCACAAATAACAAACCAATAAAGAAAATTCTTAAATTAGACTATCACCGTGGCAGAGCCAAGGTGTATTTCGCTAAATTTATTTCAGCAAGCTGAAAATCGAATTTTCATTATTTACCCCTCTGCCTTCGGCATCTCCCCTCAAACAGGGGAGAAATTTCGGAAAACCCCGACGCAGAGCAGCGAGGAATTCTTAGATTAAAGAAGATATGCCTGATCGGTTAAAAACCGATCAGGCTTAATTTTGTAATCTTCAGGTTATATCATATTCTCTACCGTATTTTCTAGCCACGAAATCGATATCTTTATCTCCTCTGCCGGAAAGATTGACCAGGATCGTTTTAGTTTCTGGTAATTCGGATGCCAGCTTCATAGCATAAGCCACTGCGTGAGCACTTTCCAAAGCGGGAATGATGCCTTCCAACCTGGAAAGTTGAAAGAAAGCTTCGATAGCTTCAGCATCTGTTATTGTCTTATAATTTATCCTGCCTATATCTTTTAAATAACTGTGCTGAGGACCTACTCCAGGATAATCCAAGCCACTGGCAACAGAATAAACCCGCAGAGGATTACCAGAATCATCCTGCAAAAGATAACATTTAAAGCCATGGATCACTCCTGCTTTGCCCAGAGTCAGAGTAGCTGCGTGATCTGCTGTTTCCAAACCCAGACCAGCCGGTTCTACACCAAAGATATTTACATCTTCATCCGGCAGGAATGCAGTGAACAGCCCAATAGCATTGGAACCACCACCCACACAGGCAACCAGGTTATCTGGTAACTTGTTGTACCTGGCAGCAAACTGTTCTTTCGCTTCTTTGCCGACAATCTCCTGGAAATCTCGGACCATCATTGGGAAAGGATGAGGTCCTACCACAGAGCCTATCGCATAAAATTGATCTACAGGATCCTGAAGATAAGCTTTAAAAGCAGCATCTACAGCATCTTTCAATGTTCTTGTTCCCTCTGATACAGTATGTACTTTAGCTCCCAGGATCTTCATCCTGATGACATTGGGATATTCCTTTTCTACATCTACCTCACCCATATAAATCTCGCAGGGAAGGCCAACCAGTGCAGCTGCGGTTGACAAAGCCACGCCATGCTGTCCTGCACCTGTTTCTGCTATAAGTTTCTTCTTGCCCATGTATTTGGCCAGCAGGGCTTCACCCAGGCAATGATTAATCTTATGAGCTCCGGTGTGATTCAGGTCTTCTCTTTTTAAAAAAATCTGGGCTCCTTTACAGTTGCGGGATAAAGATTCTGCATAATAGATCGGACTGGGCCGCCCTGTGTATGATTGATTCAATTCCTGAAGTTCCAGTTTGAATATCGGATTCTCCTTCAACTTCAAATAACTTTCTGTGATCTCATCGATTATAACTTGCAGTTCTTCAGGTAGAAAGCTACCTCCATACGTTCCAAAACACCCTTTTTGATCTGGCATATCCAAAACCATTTCTCTTTTTGCTGCTAATTGCTTCTGCATTTTTTTCTCCTTTTCATATTGTTTTTTTTTTTTGAAAACTGATTTATAAAATTATAATTCCCTCCTTTCTCTCTAGATTTTAAGGATTCTGCATAATTAAAAAATGCCGTCATTCTGAAGTTTCTCCCAATAAATTTCTGCTGAAGAATCTCATTAAAGCGAGTTCCTTCCTGAGAACAACATGGAAGAAAACGTCAGGAAGACGAAAACAATCTATTATGCAGAACTCATTCTATATTTGATAAAAAAATGCCGCAGTTCCTGTTCGAAACCGCGGCAAAAAAAAACCGCGGATAGTGTTTCCACTACCCGCAGTTAACTTTGTATTATCAGGTCAGTGGAACTCTCAGTTCCACCACCAGTTATTTAAACAAATATTTATTTTTTCTATTTTCATGTGTACAAAAAAGAAATTTGCATAGAACAAGGCAAGAAAAATATTTTCAGAGAACCTGAATTCAGGTTCAATTTCTGCCTTCTACCTCTCCTCTTAAATTCAGGGAGAAAGTTGGTGAATCAGAGCAAAACTACGCTGCCCCGCTTCTATCCTACCAGTTTCAGGAAGATTCCTGTCCACGCATTCTCTGCCGGTCGACAGCTTTTAATACTTTCTTGCGAAATCTCATATTGTGCGGAGTTATCTCCAGCAGTTCGTCATCCTCGATGTATTCCAATGCCTGTTCCAGCGAGAATTTTCTTGGTGGTACCAGCTTCACGGTATCATCGGAACCTGCAGCTCTTACGTTTGTAAGTTTTTTTCCTCGTACAATATTTAAAACCAGATCGTTATCCCGCGAGTGTTCGCCGATAATCATGCCTTCATACACTTCCGTTCCGGGCTCTACGAACATAATTCCACGTGGTGCAAATGCATTCAATGAATAAGCAGTTGCAAAACCTTTTTCCATGGCGATCAATGCTCCTCGTTTCTTCTGGGGAATCTCACCTTTGAAGTATTCATATTCATAGAAACTGTGATTTATCACTCCAGTTCCGCGTGTGGAAGTAAGAAATTCATTCCTGAATCCGATCAGACCACGAGCTGGAACTTTATACTCCAGGCGCGTGTAGCCGTCTGTTCCCTGCACCATGTCCAGCATTTCACCTTTACGCAAGGATAGCATTTCGATGACTGTTCCGGCAAAATCATTGTCGGTATCAACCATTACCAGTTCGATAGGTTCTGTCTTTTTCCCTTTCAATTCACGGAATATAACTTTTGGTTTGGAAACCTGAAATTCATATCCTTCCCGCCGCATATTTTCTATCAAAATGGAAAGCTGCAGCTCTCCCCTGCCTTTTACGATGAATTCATCGGGAGACGATGTTTCTTCCAAGACCAAACTCACATTGCTCTGCAATTCTCTTTGCAACCGTTCCAGAATCTTTCTGGAAGTGAGATAACGACCTTCCCGCCCGGCAAATGGAGAATCATTTACCCGGAACTTCATAGCCAGCGTTGGTGCATCTATCTCGATGAGTGGTAAAGGGATCGGATGTTCTTTATCGGCAACTGTTTCACCCACATCCACCATTTCCATTCCTGCCAAAGAAACAATGTCGCCGGCCAGAGCTTTTTTGATCTCCTGTTTCTTTAATTCGACATATTGAAAAATCTTGGAAATTCTGTATAACAAACGCTCGCCGTCCCTTTTTAGAAGAACGATTTCCTGCCCCTGCGAAACTGAGCCATTTTTGATCTTACCGGTTCCGATCTTACCCAGATAATTGTCGTATTCGATAGCTGAGATCAGCATCTGTAAAGGCTTATCTACCTCTCCTACAGAATCGGGAACGTGCTTGATGATAGTTTCGAACAGCGGAATGAAATCGCTATTTTCATCTTCCAGTTCATATTTGGCAATACCGTCGCGTCCGGAAGCATAAACTATCGGGAAATCCAGCTGATGGTCATTGGCATTAAGCTCAATGAAAAGATCGAAAATCATTTCCAGCACATCTTTGGGGCGACTGTTGGGACGGTCGATCTTATTGATCACAACGATAGGACTAAGACCAAGTTCCAATGACTTCTTCAGCACATATTTGGTTTGCGGCATCGGACCTTCAAAGGCGTCCACCAATAAAAGTACACAATCAACCATCTTCATAATGCGTTGCACTTCGCCGCCGAAATCGGCATGACCGGGCGTATCGACGATATTGATCTTGTAATCTTTATAAAATATGGATGCGTTTTTGGAAAAGATCGTTATTCCTCGCTCCCGCTCCAGATCGTTGGAATCCATCACGCGTTCATCTACTTTTTCATTGGCGCGGAAAACTCCCAACTGCTGCAAAGCAGCATCTATCAGCGTTGTTTTACCATGATCCACGTGCGCAATGATCGCTATATTTTTTATCTTCTGCATTTATTTCTCCCAATAGATATCATTCAGACTCGACTTAAGGCAAAGCTTGAGTTGAGGATGAATACAACATCCCTTCTTTGTTGCGACAAAAATTCTGAAAGGCTATTTAAGGCAATGTATTTCGTAAGTTATTATTTATAAAAGCAAAGATCCAGACTGGACTTCCCCTGATAAGAGAAGCTAACTCCTGAAGCAATTCAGAAGTTGGTTTTGTTAAATCACAATCCTCTCAAATATTCCGGCTTCACATTCTCCGGATGGTCAAGAGCATAATTTATCTGATGAAGTATCTTTTCGCGATCCCGGCTGAGACGACCTTTGACAGGCAGGTAATTGGAAGCATGATTACTACGGAAAACACAATTTTTCACTTCGTCATTTATGTTCTCGATCAATAGTTTCATCTCCTGCATAATACCGATTGCCGTCTGCGGGGTCAAGGTTCCTGCTTCTGCATCTCTCTTTACATCTGAACCATCTGGAAACATCAAAGCCAGACAGGAAATATACCAAACTGGCAATGGTCCTTCCTTTACAACATGAACCGGGCTGGCTCTATTCACCAGATTTGCCGTGTCCAATATATGTTGTTCTGCCAATTTCACGTCCCGGCCTGTTAAACCCAGAATGATCGTGCCGGAAGGTGTGATGCCTGCTTCAAAGCATTTATGAAATGACGCCACGATCTCATCTGCCGTCACTCTCTTACCCGCTTTGGCCAGCTGCTGGTCGTTGCCACTCTCGATGCCGATATAAACGATCTCCAATCCTGCTTCCTGCAGAGAGCGTAACTCCGCATCGCTTTTGGCTAAAATATCTTTGGCATGAGCATAAGTTCCGATGCGGTTTAAGCGGGGAAACAACTTAGTGGCATATTCGCACAACTCATGAAGTTTATGAAAGCTTATCACCATGGCATTGCCATCCAGAAAGAACATTTTGCGAACATCAGCTCCATAAACCTTCCTGGCAGTGTCCATATCTTTCTTGATATCAGCCAGATCCCGAACTTTGAATTTCTTGAGATTGGCAAAACAGAAACTGCAACGGTAAGTGCAGCCTTCCGTAACCTGGATCAGCAGGCTGTTCGCCTCACTGGGCGGCCGGTAAACCGGTTCTGAATAATATATTCCGTGGAGATGCATAGTTTTCCTTCTTTCTAATACTTCTGAAAGTATTGCATTTCTTTTCCTTTGTATTTTTTTAATAATTCCAAATTTGATTTCCTTTTTAGAATATCATCTGTCAAGCTCAAAACATTTTCTCAATTTGAAATGTGAATGATGAGAGAAAAACTGGAAGAAGTTGATGGGTTAATGAGTTGATGTGGAAAATCGTGTAAGAGTTTATGAGTAGAAGAGGATATATGGAAATTTTTTTAGTCTAAAATCCCGACTTAAAGCAAAGCTTGAGTTGGGGATGAATAAAAGATCCCTTCTTTGCAGCGGCTAAAGTTCTGAAAGGCTATTTAAGGTAATCTATCTTGTTAGTCTTCATTCGTTTCGACAACCTTTCAGCCTGCTAAGAATTGAGCAATTCAGCATTTCAGCAACTCAGAATCCCAGAGTCTCTCTTCACGATCTGGCAGATCAAGTTACTTTATTTTTCCGTTTTTTTACCTGAAACTGAATC is a window from the Candidatus Cloacimonadota bacterium genome containing:
- the typA gene encoding translational GTPase TypA → MQKIKNIAIIAHVDHGKTTLIDAALQQLGVFRANEKVDERVMDSNDLERERGITIFSKNASIFYKDYKINIVDTPGHADFGGEVQRIMKMVDCVLLLVDAFEGPMPQTKYVLKKSLELGLSPIVVINKIDRPNSRPKDVLEMIFDLFIELNANDHQLDFPIVYASGRDGIAKYELEDENSDFIPLFETIIKHVPDSVGEVDKPLQMLISAIEYDNYLGKIGTGKIKNGSVSQGQEIVLLKRDGERLLYRISKIFQYVELKKQEIKKALAGDIVSLAGMEMVDVGETVADKEHPIPLPLIEIDAPTLAMKFRVNDSPFAGREGRYLTSRKILERLQRELQSNVSLVLEETSSPDEFIVKGRGELQLSILIENMRREGYEFQVSKPKVIFRELKGKKTEPIELVMVDTDNDFAGTVIEMLSLRKGEMLDMVQGTDGYTRLEYKVPARGLIGFRNEFLTSTRGTGVINHSFYEYEYFKGEIPQKKRGALIAMEKGFATAYSLNAFAPRGIMFVEPGTEVYEGMIIGEHSRDNDLVLNIVRGKKLTNVRAAGSDDTVKLVPPRKFSLEQALEYIEDDELLEITPHNMRFRKKVLKAVDRQRMRGQESS
- the trpB gene encoding tryptophan synthase subunit beta, whose amino-acid sequence is MVLDMPDQKGCFGTYGGSFLPEELQVIIDEITESYLKLKENPIFKLELQELNQSYTGRPSPIYYAESLSRNCKGAQIFLKREDLNHTGAHKINHCLGEALLAKYMGKKKLIAETGAGQHGVALSTAAALVGLPCEIYMGEVDVEKEYPNVIRMKILGAKVHTVSEGTRTLKDAVDAAFKAYLQDPVDQFYAIGSVVGPHPFPMMVRDFQEIVGKEAKEQFAARYNKLPDNLVACVGGGSNAIGLFTAFLPDEDVNIFGVEPAGLGLETADHAATLTLGKAGVIHGFKCYLLQDDSGNPLRVYSVASGLDYPGVGPQHSYLKDIGRINYKTITDAEAIEAFFQLSRLEGIIPALESAHAVAYAMKLASELPETKTILVNLSGRGDKDIDFVARKYGREYDIT
- a CDS encoding radical SAM protein produces the protein MHLHGIYYSEPVYRPPSEANSLLIQVTEGCTYRCSFCFANLKKFKVRDLADIKKDMDTARKVYGADVRKMFFLDGNAMVISFHKLHELCEYATKLFPRLNRIGTYAHAKDILAKSDAELRSLQEAGLEIVYIGIESGNDQQLAKAGKRVTADEIVASFHKCFEAGITPSGTIILGLTGRDVKLAEQHILDTANLVNRASPVHVVKEGPLPVWYISCLALMFPDGSDVKRDAEAGTLTPQTAIGIMQEMKLLIENINDEVKNCVFRSNHASNYLPVKGRLSRDREKILHQINYALDHPENVKPEYLRGL